The Alistipes sp. ZOR0009 genome window below encodes:
- a CDS encoding efflux RND transporter permease subunit — translation MSESLEREIKRSFGPTNWALKNKITIFLATVMISIFGIFSYTSLPKELFPELVIPTIMVQTIYPGNSPVDIENLITRHLEKEIESVKGVKKLSSTSYQDVSMIIVEFNTNIDIKEAKQNVKDAVDRAKRDLPNDLKQDPVVNDIDFSEIPIINVNLSGDFSLEELKKYADYLQDQFEALPQISKANIQGIEDREIKVNVDLSKLESYNLSFNDIEGAIAGENLSVSGGEIKLGQTQRSVRIDGEFKSIADIEGIIVKKDNGKTVYLKDVAEVKDGFAEAKTIARLDHKPVLSIQVVKKSGQNLLEAVEKINLELKKAQDNNMVPKNLMVTLTNDQSDAINMQIEDLQNNMLLGIILVLLVLYYFLGTRNAMFVASAIPLSILITFIVIKALGFTVNMMTLFSLILALGMLVDDSIVVVENIYRFVDNGYKPFEAAKKATGEIAIPVITTTMTTLAAFMPLMFWEGIIGEFMKQLPITLVIVMSASLFVALVIVPVFAAVYIRIDKNEDFVAKRKAVLKRSLILIGVAVPLYAIGWMFIANVLVIIGVIMLLNIYYFHRLQSWFMDIGLVRLEEKYKQAIGFALKGKNPRKFFALTVILFIVAIALFAIRQPNVLFFPENDPNYISVIVELPAGSDVSATNVALTRIENDLDSILKPNKFMVESMLTTVGKVVRDNEFSGTEQPNKGMVTISFAKYVERKGVDTKKIQKQVATELVGKYPGIIVSVEKEASGPPVGKPINLEVAGEDFDRLISLSDSLIGFINSKRMDGIEGLKMNIDIGKPELRVNIDRDKARRFGLSTGQVAMAIRTALYGKEASKMKVGEDDYPIQIRLMDKYRYNLSTLLNQKIAVHDNNQVQMIPLSAVASFVPDNTYMSVNRLDRKRVITVWSNVIEGYNATAINDQLRMILPNFKLPEGYTISQTGEQEKQEESMAFLVWALLIACALIYIIMVTEFNSTLLPFIIMGTVVFSFIGVIGGLATFKMDFIVIMTGIGIVSLAGIVVKNGIVLVDYIELLKNRKAHELGLSSPFDLPSDVARECVKEAGKVRMRPVILTAICTMLALVPMAIGLNIDFVGFLTHLDPNIYFGGDIVAMWKPISWTIIFGLSFATFLTLIIVPVTYTLVIDMQIKFRKRFRKH, via the coding sequence ATGTCAGAAAGTTTAGAGCGTGAGATAAAACGCAGCTTTGGGCCTACCAACTGGGCGCTGAAGAATAAAATAACGATTTTCTTGGCTACGGTGATGATTTCCATCTTTGGAATCTTCAGCTACACGAGCCTTCCGAAGGAGCTTTTCCCTGAGCTGGTAATTCCCACCATCATGGTGCAAACCATCTACCCGGGTAACTCTCCTGTAGATATTGAGAACCTGATAACCCGCCATCTCGAAAAGGAAATCGAGTCGGTTAAGGGGGTTAAAAAGCTTTCCTCCACCTCCTACCAGGATGTGTCGATGATTATTGTGGAGTTTAACACCAATATCGACATCAAGGAGGCAAAGCAAAATGTAAAGGATGCGGTTGATAGAGCTAAGCGCGATCTTCCTAACGACCTTAAGCAGGATCCGGTTGTAAACGATATCGACTTTTCGGAAATTCCGATCATTAACGTCAACCTTTCGGGCGACTTTAGCCTTGAGGAGTTGAAAAAGTACGCCGACTACCTGCAAGATCAGTTTGAGGCGCTTCCTCAAATCTCGAAGGCCAACATCCAAGGGATAGAGGATCGCGAAATCAAGGTTAACGTAGACCTTTCCAAGCTCGAGTCGTACAACCTTTCGTTTAACGATATCGAGGGAGCCATTGCAGGCGAAAACCTTTCGGTGTCGGGTGGCGAAATTAAGCTTGGACAAACGCAGCGCTCGGTACGTATCGATGGCGAGTTTAAGAGCATTGCCGATATAGAGGGCATCATTGTAAAAAAGGATAACGGCAAGACCGTTTACCTAAAGGATGTGGCCGAAGTTAAGGATGGCTTTGCCGAGGCAAAGACGATTGCTCGTCTCGACCACAAGCCAGTGCTCTCCATTCAGGTGGTTAAGAAGAGCGGACAAAATCTGCTCGAAGCGGTAGAGAAGATTAACCTAGAGCTGAAGAAGGCGCAGGACAACAATATGGTGCCCAAAAACCTGATGGTAACGCTTACCAACGACCAAAGCGACGCCATCAACATGCAAATCGAGGACCTGCAGAATAACATGCTGCTGGGTATTATCCTTGTGCTGCTGGTGCTCTACTACTTCTTGGGTACACGTAACGCCATGTTTGTGGCTAGCGCCATCCCGCTATCCATCCTTATTACCTTTATTGTAATTAAGGCTCTTGGCTTTACGGTAAACATGATGACGCTCTTCTCGCTAATCCTTGCGTTGGGGATGCTCGTAGACGACTCCATCGTGGTGGTCGAGAACATTTACCGATTTGTTGACAACGGCTACAAACCGTTCGAGGCGGCTAAGAAGGCCACCGGCGAAATTGCCATACCAGTTATTACCACCACCATGACTACCCTAGCTGCGTTTATGCCGCTTATGTTCTGGGAAGGTATAATTGGCGAGTTCATGAAGCAGCTCCCCATTACGCTTGTAATTGTAATGTCGGCCTCGCTTTTTGTTGCGCTGGTTATTGTGCCCGTTTTTGCAGCGGTATACATACGTATTGATAAGAATGAGGACTTTGTGGCTAAACGTAAGGCTGTACTAAAGCGCTCGCTAATTCTTATTGGGGTGGCAGTGCCTCTATATGCTATTGGCTGGATGTTTATTGCCAACGTGCTGGTAATTATTGGGGTGATAATGCTCCTCAATATCTACTACTTCCACCGCCTGCAAAGCTGGTTTATGGATATTGGCCTTGTACGCCTAGAGGAGAAGTATAAGCAGGCGATTGGCTTTGCGCTTAAGGGGAAAAATCCTCGCAAATTCTTTGCCCTAACGGTCATCCTATTTATTGTTGCCATCGCTCTTTTTGCTATCAGGCAGCCCAATGTGCTTTTCTTCCCCGAGAACGATCCTAACTACATATCGGTGATTGTGGAGCTTCCTGCAGGTTCGGATGTTAGCGCAACCAACGTGGCTCTAACTCGCATCGAGAACGATTTGGATAGCATCCTTAAGCCTAACAAGTTTATGGTGGAGTCTATGCTTACCACCGTTGGTAAGGTGGTTCGCGACAATGAGTTTTCGGGTACCGAGCAGCCCAACAAGGGGATGGTTACCATCTCTTTTGCCAAGTATGTGGAGCGTAAGGGTGTTGATACCAAGAAAATCCAAAAGCAGGTGGCTACCGAGCTGGTTGGAAAGTACCCCGGTATCATTGTAAGCGTAGAAAAGGAGGCGAGTGGCCCTCCCGTTGGTAAGCCAATCAACCTCGAGGTGGCTGGCGAAGACTTCGACCGCCTGATATCGCTATCCGATTCGCTAATTGGGTTTATCAACTCTAAGCGTATGGATGGTATCGAAGGGCTTAAGATGAATATTGATATCGGTAAGCCAGAGCTTCGTGTAAATATAGACAGGGATAAGGCCCGCCGCTTTGGTCTTTCGACTGGACAGGTGGCCATGGCCATACGTACTGCGCTTTACGGTAAGGAGGCTTCTAAGATGAAGGTGGGAGAGGACGACTATCCAATCCAGATAAGGCTGATGGATAAGTATCGCTACAACCTTTCGACGCTGCTGAACCAAAAGATTGCCGTGCACGATAACAACCAGGTACAGATGATTCCGCTTTCGGCCGTTGCCTCGTTTGTTCCAGATAATACCTACATGTCGGTAAACCGTCTCGATCGTAAGCGCGTGATTACCGTATGGAGTAACGTTATTGAGGGATATAATGCAACCGCCATCAACGATCAGCTGCGCATGATCCTTCCTAACTTTAAGCTGCCCGAAGGCTATACCATCTCGCAGACAGGTGAGCAGGAGAAGCAGGAAGAGTCTATGGCGTTCTTGGTATGGGCACTTCTGATTGCTTGTGCGCTTATCTACATCATCATGGTGACCGAGTTCAACTCTACGTTGCTGCCCTTTATCATCATGGGTACGGTTGTCTTCTCGTTCATTGGAGTAATTGGTGGTTTGGCAACCTTTAAGATGGATTTCATTGTCATCATGACGGGTATTGGAATCGTTTCGCTGGCGGGTATCGTGGTTAAGAACGGTATTGTGCTGGTAGACTACATCGAGCTGCTAAAAAATCGCAAGGCGCACGAGCTTGGGCTCAGCTCTCCTTTCGATCTTCCATCGGACGTTGCCCGCGAATGCGTGAAGGAGGCCGGAAAGGTGCGTATGCGACCTGTAATTCTTACGGCAATCTGTACCATGCTGGCGTTGGTGCCAATGGCTATCGGGTTAAATATCGATTTTGTGGGATTCCTTACCCATCTCGATCCGAACATCTACTTCGGTGGCGATATCGTGGCCATGTGGAAGCCTATATCGTGGACTATCATCTTCGGATTATCGTTTGCGACCTTCCTAACGCTAATTATCGTGCCTGTAACCTATACCTTGGTTATCGACATGCAGATTAAGTTTAGAAAAAGATTTCGCAAGCACTAG
- a CDS encoding NAD(P)/FAD-dependent oxidoreductase — MTSNNSHPVVVIVGAGFGGVELAKKLIGKPFSVLIIDKHNYHNFQPLMYQVATGGLGPDSIAFPIRRIFRKARNVKFRVAEVHSVKADEKKLETSIGDIPYDYLVIATGSTTNFFGFDRIKENLLSLKSIPEALDMRSTIIQNIERAANKTDQKGAPQPINIVIIGGGPAGVELAGALAEMRKYVLPKDFPELDFERMKIYLIEAAPKLLAFMSEAGSAKTYEYLEQLGVIVKVNSKVMDYDGAHVTIEDGSIVDTQTVIWTAGVKGATIDGIPTDVLLPNGRIKTDEFNRVPGTERIFAIGDVAACITEANPRGDAMLAPVAMQQGHLLAANLVRETKGEAPIPFVYKNKGVMATIGRRRAVVDLPNIRFQGAFAWYVWMFVHIMSLVGFRNKVITLVDWMINYVNYDRPLGLMIRPARKIRKVIPNENEQ, encoded by the coding sequence ATGACAAGTAACAACAGCCATCCTGTTGTAGTAATCGTAGGAGCAGGATTTGGAGGGGTAGAGCTGGCAAAAAAGCTAATAGGGAAACCTTTCTCCGTACTAATAATAGACAAGCACAACTACCATAACTTCCAGCCTCTGATGTATCAGGTGGCTACCGGAGGTCTTGGGCCCGATAGCATCGCATTTCCTATCCGTAGAATCTTTAGAAAAGCACGCAACGTAAAGTTTCGGGTGGCCGAAGTTCATTCGGTTAAGGCTGACGAAAAAAAGTTGGAAACCTCCATTGGCGACATACCGTACGACTACCTGGTAATTGCAACAGGAAGCACCACCAACTTCTTTGGTTTTGACAGAATAAAGGAGAACCTACTCTCGCTGAAGTCTATCCCCGAGGCGCTAGATATGCGCAGCACCATAATTCAGAATATCGAGCGTGCGGCCAACAAGACCGACCAAAAGGGAGCCCCTCAACCCATAAATATTGTAATTATTGGAGGGGGGCCTGCCGGAGTGGAGCTGGCAGGAGCGCTAGCCGAGATGAGAAAGTACGTACTCCCAAAAGATTTTCCGGAGCTCGACTTTGAGAGAATGAAGATCTACCTGATAGAGGCGGCACCCAAGCTGCTAGCCTTCATGTCCGAAGCAGGCTCGGCAAAGACCTACGAGTACCTCGAACAGCTGGGCGTTATTGTAAAAGTGAACTCGAAGGTTATGGACTACGACGGTGCCCATGTAACCATAGAGGACGGCAGCATTGTTGACACACAAACCGTAATTTGGACAGCTGGCGTTAAGGGTGCTACCATTGATGGCATCCCAACCGACGTGCTGCTACCCAACGGGCGCATTAAAACCGACGAGTTTAACCGTGTACCCGGAACCGAACGCATCTTTGCCATAGGAGACGTGGCTGCCTGCATTACGGAGGCCAACCCACGCGGAGATGCCATGCTTGCCCCTGTTGCCATGCAGCAAGGACACCTGCTAGCAGCCAACCTAGTACGCGAAACAAAGGGCGAAGCGCCCATTCCTTTCGTGTACAAAAATAAGGGGGTTATGGCCACCATTGGAAGACGAAGAGCCGTGGTTGACCTTCCCAACATCCGATTCCAAGGCGCATTTGCCTGGTACGTTTGGATGTTTGTCCACATAATGTCGCTAGTTGGCTTTAGAAATAAGGTCATCACCTTGGTGGACTGGATGATTAACTACGTAAACTACGACCGCCCACTAGGGCTTATGATTCGTCCAGCACGAAAAATTAGAAAGGTTATCCCAAACGAAAATGAGCAATAG
- a CDS encoding TerC family protein encodes MGSNALLWIGFNLFVVFMLALDLGVFHKKNHEVKVKEALTWSAVWIALALLFAGGVYYFMGTQKSLEFLTGYVVEKALSIDNLFVFIMLFGFFKVEQKYQHKVLFWGVFGAIILRALFIFSGVALINKFHWIIYIFGAFLVYSGIKLIFEEEEKEIHPDKNPLVKWIKKVYPVAENDEKGSFFRRIDKTLYITPLFIVLVLIEFSDLIFAVDSIPAILSISNDTFIVYTSNIFAILGLRSLYFAVSEVMGLFRFLKFALAGILAFVGVKMCISGFFHIPIGLSLLFILGSVVVAILLSKLFPEKVEESK; translated from the coding sequence ATGGGTAGCAATGCTCTTCTGTGGATTGGCTTCAATCTGTTTGTTGTATTTATGCTTGCGCTCGACTTGGGCGTGTTCCATAAAAAGAACCACGAGGTAAAGGTAAAGGAGGCGCTAACGTGGAGCGCGGTTTGGATTGCCCTTGCGCTGCTGTTTGCTGGTGGTGTCTACTACTTTATGGGAACCCAAAAGTCGTTAGAGTTTCTTACGGGTTACGTGGTGGAGAAGGCGCTTAGCATCGACAACCTTTTTGTGTTCATTATGCTTTTCGGATTCTTTAAGGTGGAGCAGAAGTACCAGCATAAGGTTCTTTTTTGGGGTGTGTTTGGGGCCATTATTCTTCGCGCGCTGTTTATCTTTTCGGGCGTTGCCCTTATTAATAAGTTCCACTGGATTATCTACATCTTTGGGGCATTTTTGGTTTACTCGGGCATAAAGCTGATTTTTGAGGAGGAGGAAAAGGAGATTCATCCCGATAAAAATCCGCTGGTAAAGTGGATAAAGAAGGTTTATCCCGTTGCCGAGAACGACGAGAAGGGGAGCTTCTTCCGCCGTATCGATAAGACGCTTTACATTACGCCTCTTTTTATTGTGCTTGTGCTTATTGAGTTTTCCGACTTGATATTTGCGGTGGATTCGATCCCTGCTATCCTATCAATATCCAACGATACCTTTATAGTATATACATCCAACATTTTTGCCATCTTGGGTTTGCGCTCGCTTTACTTCGCCGTTTCGGAGGTTATGGGGCTATTCCGCTTCCTAAAGTTTGCGCTGGCAGGTATCCTCGCCTTTGTGGGGGTAAAGATGTGTATATCCGGGTTTTTCCATATTCCAATTGGATTGTCGCTGCTGTTTATCCTAGGGTCTGTGGTGGTTGCCATTTTGCTATCTAAGCTCTTCCCCGAAAAGGTCGAGGAGTCTAAATAA
- a CDS encoding efflux RND transporter periplasmic adaptor subunit, with product MRTGLLSAAVIVLLLSGCSQKPDAEKIRAKITELKGESFKIEKEISDLEKQLAELGTKTGAGLIPVQVKEVNPENFNHYLELSAMVEAENDAMVSPEASGQIRKILVTKGQSVRAGQPLVRLTTEIMDNSIMEVKNQLSLAKDIYEKQKALWDQKIGSEVQYLQAKNNKEAMERKLATLRSQLNLSTINAAFSGVVDDIFQKEGELATPGKPVLHLVNPSSIKIKAEASESFIGKIKKGQMVEVRFPSNPDIKLNLPIQRVGNVVDMQTRTFPIEVSYSGNGSHILPNQMASIVLKDFSSNTSFVVPSIIVKNDEKGQFLFVADKTAKGLVAKKVYVKAGVSYQDNSTIERGLKAGDKVIVAGYNQVATGSPVSIK from the coding sequence ATGAGAACAGGATTACTATCAGCGGCCGTTATCGTTCTACTGCTTTCGGGATGCTCCCAAAAGCCCGATGCTGAGAAGATTCGCGCAAAGATTACCGAGCTAAAGGGAGAATCTTTTAAAATAGAAAAGGAAATTAGCGATTTGGAGAAGCAGCTTGCCGAGCTGGGAACCAAAACTGGTGCCGGCTTGATACCTGTGCAGGTTAAGGAGGTTAACCCCGAAAACTTTAACCACTACCTCGAGCTTAGCGCAATGGTTGAGGCCGAGAATGATGCGATGGTTAGCCCCGAGGCATCCGGACAAATTAGAAAGATACTAGTAACCAAAGGCCAGTCGGTTAGAGCAGGGCAGCCGCTAGTGCGCCTTACCACCGAGATTATGGACAACTCCATCATGGAGGTGAAGAATCAGCTGAGCCTAGCTAAGGATATTTACGAGAAGCAGAAGGCTCTTTGGGATCAGAAGATTGGTTCTGAGGTGCAGTACCTTCAGGCAAAGAATAACAAGGAGGCAATGGAGCGTAAGCTGGCCACCCTACGTTCGCAGCTAAACCTTTCTACCATCAACGCAGCATTTAGCGGCGTGGTTGATGATATTTTTCAAAAGGAGGGAGAGCTTGCCACTCCTGGTAAGCCTGTACTTCACCTGGTTAACCCTTCATCGATAAAAATTAAGGCAGAAGCCTCTGAAAGCTTTATCGGAAAAATAAAGAAGGGCCAAATGGTGGAGGTTCGCTTCCCTTCAAATCCGGATATCAAGCTGAACCTACCCATTCAGCGTGTAGGTAATGTGGTAGACATGCAGACTCGTACCTTCCCGATAGAGGTTAGCTACAGCGGCAACGGAAGCCATATCCTTCCCAACCAGATGGCCTCCATCGTGCTGAAGGATTTTAGTAGCAACACCTCGTTTGTGGTTCCATCCATCATCGTGAAAAACGACGAGAAGGGGCAGTTCCTTTTTGTTGCCGATAAAACGGCCAAAGGGCTAGTTGCTAAGAAGGTTTACGTAAAGGCTGGTGTTAGCTACCAGGATAATAGCACCATTGAGCGAGGGCTAAAAGCAGGCGACAAGGTGATTGTGGCCGGATACAACCAGGTGGCAACCGGGAGTCCTGTTAGCATTAAGTAA
- the gltX gene encoding glutamate--tRNA ligase — MSERRVRVRFAPSPTGALHMGGVRTALFNYLFARQHGGDFLLRIEDTDSNRFVPGAEEYIIESLKWCGIQIDEGVSVGGPHAPYRQSERKDLYKKYADQLIASGNAYIAFDSAEALEQLRNSYEAEGKTFTYNYEVREQLATSLALSAEEVEQKIAAGEQYVVRFKMPENKEVVMHDLIRGEVVVNTSTLDDKVLYKSADLLPTYHLANIVDDYLMDISHVIRGEEWLPSLPLHVLLYRAFGWEDKMPQFAHLPLLLKPSGKGKLSKRDGDKLGFPVFPLFWTDPKTGETASGYREAGYLPEAFVNLLALLGWNPGNNQELFTIEELIPLFSLERVSKSGARFDPEKAKWFNQQHIQRLSVEELTPMVQAELAKLNVNAASEFVAKVTSTVKDRLVFAKDIWEQASFFFDAPTSYDEKVAAKFWSEDMVKATEDVAQILTSIAEFDTHTIETAIKEYIHNSGLKMGQVMNTLRLLLVGASKGPGIADIIAIVGREEAISRIVNGKNALSK; from the coding sequence ATGAGCGAAAGAAGAGTAAGGGTACGTTTTGCACCCAGTCCAACAGGCGCATTACATATGGGTGGTGTGCGAACAGCCCTATTCAACTACCTATTTGCCCGCCAGCATGGTGGCGACTTTTTGCTGAGAATCGAAGATACCGACTCTAACCGATTTGTACCAGGAGCAGAGGAGTATATTATAGAATCGCTGAAGTGGTGTGGTATCCAGATCGACGAAGGCGTTTCGGTTGGGGGGCCACATGCGCCATACCGCCAAAGCGAGCGCAAAGATCTGTACAAGAAATATGCCGACCAGCTAATTGCCAGCGGCAATGCCTACATCGCTTTCGACTCTGCCGAAGCGCTGGAGCAGCTTCGAAACAGCTACGAAGCCGAAGGCAAAACCTTTACCTACAACTACGAAGTTAGAGAGCAGCTCGCCACCTCGCTAGCCCTATCGGCTGAAGAGGTAGAGCAAAAGATTGCGGCTGGCGAACAGTACGTAGTACGCTTTAAGATGCCCGAAAATAAGGAAGTTGTAATGCACGACCTTATTCGTGGCGAGGTTGTTGTAAATACCTCAACGCTCGATGACAAGGTGCTATATAAATCGGCCGACTTGCTACCAACCTACCACTTGGCCAACATTGTAGACGACTATTTAATGGATATCTCGCACGTAATTCGTGGAGAGGAGTGGCTACCATCGCTACCGCTACACGTTTTACTATACCGTGCGTTTGGATGGGAAGATAAAATGCCTCAGTTTGCCCACCTACCGCTGCTTCTTAAGCCAAGCGGCAAAGGAAAGCTTAGCAAGCGCGATGGCGACAAGCTTGGATTCCCCGTATTCCCCCTATTTTGGACAGACCCAAAAACGGGTGAGACAGCAAGCGGATACCGCGAAGCAGGATACCTTCCTGAAGCGTTCGTAAACCTACTTGCCCTACTAGGATGGAACCCCGGAAACAACCAGGAGCTATTCACAATCGAGGAGCTTATCCCGCTATTCTCGCTTGAGAGGGTTAGCAAGTCGGGAGCTCGATTTGACCCAGAAAAAGCCAAATGGTTTAACCAGCAGCATATCCAGCGCCTATCGGTAGAGGAGCTTACACCAATGGTGCAGGCCGAACTGGCAAAGCTAAATGTAAATGCCGCAAGCGAGTTCGTCGCCAAGGTTACCTCAACCGTTAAGGATCGCCTAGTATTTGCTAAAGATATCTGGGAGCAAGCATCGTTCTTCTTTGATGCTCCAACCTCTTACGACGAAAAGGTTGCTGCCAAATTCTGGAGCGAAGATATGGTAAAAGCAACCGAAGATGTTGCCCAAATCCTTACCTCCATTGCCGAGTTTGATACCCACACCATCGAAACGGCAATTAAGGAGTATATCCACAATAGCGGACTAAAGATGGGACAGGTAATGAACACCCTTCGCTTGCTGCTTGTTGGCGCCAGCAAAGGTCCTGGCATTGCAGATATCATCGCCATCGTTGGCCGCGAAGAGGCCATCAGCCGAATCGTAAACGGAAAGAATGCGCTAAGCAAGTAG
- a CDS encoding TolC family protein: MKQVTTLLALACLLVGKGAFSADNEAKKMQLSLKQAQEYAMENSLTVKDGLYDLDIAQKKIWESTAIGLPQAEAKLMYNHNPGSIPTIQFGNDLVPVGVKNSTNVTATVSQLIFSGSYIVGLQASKTYKEMVAQTLEKTRIDLRESVAQSYYLVLLMSETSAVLKDNLTNLQKTLFDTEKMLEKGFAESTSVDQLKIAVNDLLLSLSTTHNQEQVARRLLNYQLGLTLDSEIELTDKLENIALSFNRDRIIETPFDISKNINYNMAETQEKVKKLLYRLELTSYLPTVAGFYQFQKPLPAPPVNFQPVNMLGLSVTLPIFSSGERYSKVGQAKLALNKAQLAKEQATRGLNMEYLQSRDDFNTAWDKYLNSKSSLALAQKVLREVTIKFNNGLATSMDVTQANDKLLQSVGNLYSAEFDMLKAKLHLDKVTSNL; this comes from the coding sequence ATGAAACAGGTTACCACACTCTTAGCCCTGGCGTGCTTGCTGGTGGGTAAGGGCGCCTTTTCGGCGGATAACGAGGCAAAAAAAATGCAGCTGAGCCTTAAGCAGGCGCAGGAGTATGCCATGGAGAATTCCTTGACGGTTAAGGATGGTCTCTACGATTTGGATATTGCACAGAAGAAGATTTGGGAATCGACAGCCATCGGTTTGCCCCAGGCAGAGGCAAAGCTGATGTACAACCACAATCCTGGATCTATACCAACAATTCAATTTGGGAACGATTTGGTTCCTGTTGGCGTTAAGAACTCTACCAACGTTACCGCAACGGTTTCGCAGCTGATCTTTAGCGGTTCCTACATTGTTGGGCTGCAGGCTTCGAAAACCTACAAGGAGATGGTGGCGCAGACGCTGGAAAAAACCAGAATCGATCTTCGCGAATCGGTTGCTCAGAGCTACTACCTTGTTTTGCTGATGTCGGAAACCAGCGCCGTTTTAAAGGACAACCTAACCAACCTTCAAAAAACGCTTTTCGATACCGAAAAAATGTTGGAGAAGGGGTTTGCCGAGTCTACCTCGGTCGATCAGCTTAAGATTGCGGTAAACGACCTGCTGCTTTCGCTATCTACCACCCATAACCAGGAGCAGGTGGCGCGTCGCCTGCTAAACTACCAGCTGGGGCTAACCCTCGATTCTGAGATTGAGCTTACCGATAAGCTGGAGAACATTGCCCTAAGCTTTAACCGTGATCGAATTATCGAAACCCCTTTCGATATCTCGAAGAACATCAACTATAACATGGCCGAGACACAGGAAAAGGTGAAGAAGCTGCTTTATAGGTTGGAGCTTACCAGCTACCTGCCAACCGTTGCAGGCTTTTACCAGTTTCAGAAGCCGCTTCCTGCTCCTCCCGTAAACTTTCAGCCAGTTAACATGCTAGGTCTTAGCGTTACGCTACCTATTTTTAGCAGCGGTGAGCGCTACTCTAAGGTGGGACAGGCTAAGCTTGCTCTTAACAAGGCGCAGCTGGCCAAGGAGCAGGCCACACGTGGGCTCAACATGGAGTACCTCCAATCTCGCGATGACTTTAATACCGCGTGGGACAAGTACCTAAATAGCAAGAGCAGCCTTGCCCTAGCGCAAAAGGTGCTCCGCGAGGTTACCATTAAGTTTAACAACGGTTTGGCAACCAGCATGGATGTTACCCAAGCTAACGATAAGCTGCTCCAATCGGTTGGCAACCTGTACAGCGCAGAGTTCGACATGCTTAAGGCTAAGCTACACCTCGATAAGGTTACCAGCAATTTATAG
- a CDS encoding TetR/AcrR family transcriptional regulator, whose translation MKSKRLHYTNKIAEVFMKFGISTLTVDEIAEKIGVTKKTLYNYFESKQQMVESFLDYISMKQKTEISSVLSKNMNPIETLVAITKSIYNLSQTYHKRLEADIMPKYQENLQNIIFKRRGELLDFISFNINKGVHLGLFENDLDVDLTSKYYLFEMENLFLSQYRFMPLIKGENEIDQLLYYQLKGVCTPSGQVLLRNSINFRVNLEKQA comes from the coding sequence ATGAAATCAAAACGTTTACACTACACCAACAAGATTGCCGAGGTTTTCATGAAATTCGGTATCAGCACGCTTACCGTTGATGAGATTGCCGAAAAAATTGGCGTTACCAAAAAAACCCTATATAACTACTTCGAAAGCAAGCAGCAGATGGTAGAAAGTTTTCTGGACTACATTTCGATGAAGCAGAAGACCGAGATATCCAGCGTGCTGTCTAAAAATATGAACCCGATAGAGACGCTGGTTGCCATCACCAAATCGATTTACAACCTATCGCAAACCTACCATAAGCGGTTGGAGGCTGATATTATGCCCAAGTACCAGGAGAATCTGCAGAATATCATCTTTAAAAGAAGGGGAGAATTATTAGATTTTATAAGCTTTAACATCAACAAAGGGGTTCATCTTGGGTTATTTGAGAACGATTTGGATGTGGACCTAACCAGCAAGTACTACCTCTTCGAAATGGAGAATCTGTTCCTGTCTCAGTACCGGTTTATGCCGCTAATAAAGGGCGAGAACGAGATAGACCAGCTTCTCTACTACCAGCTTAAGGGGGTTTGTACGCCAAGTGGTCAGGTTTTGCTCCGAAATTCGATAAATTTTAGGGTTAACCTAGAAAAACAAGCGTAA